Proteins found in one Pontibacter sp. SGAir0037 genomic segment:
- the arfB gene encoding alternative ribosome rescue aminoacyl-tRNA hydrolase ArfB — translation MNLKERDFEQELTFQASRSGGAGGQNVNKVATKVELRFHVEKSQLLSEEEKALVQEKLEKRINGEGYLQVVCQTERSQLQNKERCKERFYELLRQALTQQKKRKATKPSRASVRQRLESKKRQSEKKAGRGFRGDY, via the coding sequence ATGAATCTGAAAGAAAGGGATTTTGAGCAGGAGTTAACCTTTCAGGCCTCCAGGAGCGGTGGTGCTGGCGGACAGAATGTGAACAAGGTGGCAACGAAGGTAGAGCTAAGGTTCCATGTGGAAAAATCGCAACTGCTCAGCGAAGAAGAAAAAGCACTGGTGCAGGAAAAGCTGGAAAAACGCATCAACGGCGAAGGTTATTTGCAGGTGGTGTGCCAGACAGAGCGTAGCCAGTTGCAGAATAAAGAACGTTGTAAAGAAAGGTTTTATGAGCTGCTAAGGCAGGCATTAACCCAGCAGAAAAAACGAAAAGCCACTAAACCATCACGCGCTTCTGTTAGGCAGCGCCTCGAAAGTAAAAAGCGGCAGTCGGAGAAAAAAGCTGGTCGTGGGTTTAGGGGAGACTACTAG
- a CDS encoding sensory rhodopsin transducer, with protein sequence MNKAIGHKTWAIAEGYIPSYGTGPEPAFTSHETACILNTSDQDATVSIWIYFEDKDPIGPYIQKVPARRTKHLRFNDLQDPQPVPRDTDYASVIESDVPIVVQHTRLDSRQSENALLSTIAFPVNS encoded by the coding sequence ATGAATAAAGCAATAGGGCACAAAACCTGGGCAATTGCCGAGGGTTACATTCCTTCTTATGGCACCGGCCCTGAGCCTGCGTTTACCAGCCACGAAACAGCCTGCATCTTAAACACATCCGATCAGGATGCCACCGTTAGCATCTGGATTTATTTTGAAGATAAAGATCCGATAGGTCCTTACATCCAAAAAGTACCTGCCCGACGCACTAAGCATCTGCGCTTTAACGACCTGCAGGACCCGCAGCCTGTTCCACGCGATACCGACTATGCCAGTGTTATAGAATCTGACGTGCCCATTGTGGTACAACATACCCGCCTGGATTCCCGTCAGTCGGAAAATGCGCTGCTCAGCACAATTGCCTTTCCTGTAAATTCTTAA
- a CDS encoding alpha-amylase family protein, with product MREKDQWYKGGIWYALDIETFQDTDGDGNGDFQGLIGRLDYLATLGITCIWILPFYPSPFRDNGYDVMDYYNVDKRFGTLGDFAAFVREAKERGIRVIIDLVVNHTSDQHPWFQEARRDKASKYYNYYIWRKKKPKSPHAEPMFGGEEDSIWSYDEVAKEYYLHRFYSHQPDLNIVNPEVHKEIHNIMGFWLALGVAGFRVDAAHILVQTDQEESKEHFYELLEDMRSYINTHSQDCILLAEATGPPAMVGNFFQEEKRMHMAFNFLINQYFFHAMAIQEAAPLIKGFEKLPPIPETATWLNFLRHHDELTLVDLDKKAQEEIFKVFAPEKDMQIFGHGIRRRLAPMLQNNRQQLELAYSLLFSLPGTPLIQYGAEIGMGDDLSLPGRISVRTAMQWRNTKNGGFSTAPPKDLVRPAISGGEFGYEKVSVMAQQNDNFSLLNWMERLIRIRRQCHEIGKGVWAVLQTGHKAVFAHSCALQATLVAFHNLSDASVSFNAPKIIQEAEEVVELFSDQSYSLPTPKNDKLELGPYGYRWFRLSAERSQDEIRKAVK from the coding sequence ATGAGAGAAAAAGACCAATGGTACAAAGGGGGCATCTGGTACGCCCTTGACATTGAAACCTTTCAGGATACAGATGGCGATGGCAACGGTGACTTTCAGGGGCTGATAGGCCGTCTTGACTACCTGGCAACTTTAGGCATTACCTGCATCTGGATATTGCCTTTTTACCCGTCTCCGTTCCGCGATAACGGGTACGATGTAATGGACTATTATAACGTTGACAAACGTTTTGGCACTCTAGGTGATTTTGCAGCTTTTGTGCGGGAGGCAAAAGAGAGGGGCATCAGGGTTATCATCGATCTGGTTGTAAACCATACCTCCGATCAGCACCCCTGGTTCCAGGAGGCAAGACGCGATAAAGCATCAAAATATTATAACTACTACATCTGGCGAAAGAAAAAGCCTAAATCGCCTCATGCAGAGCCTATGTTTGGAGGCGAAGAAGATAGTATCTGGTCGTATGATGAAGTGGCGAAGGAATATTATCTGCATCGCTTTTACAGCCACCAGCCTGACCTGAACATTGTAAACCCTGAGGTTCATAAAGAAATACATAATATAATGGGTTTCTGGCTGGCTTTGGGCGTGGCAGGATTCAGGGTAGATGCAGCGCACATACTGGTGCAAACAGACCAGGAGGAAAGCAAGGAGCACTTTTATGAGCTGCTCGAAGACATGCGGAGCTATATCAACACGCACAGCCAGGACTGCATACTGCTGGCAGAGGCCACTGGTCCGCCAGCTATGGTCGGCAACTTCTTTCAGGAAGAGAAGCGTATGCACATGGCCTTCAACTTCCTGATAAACCAGTACTTCTTTCATGCCATGGCTATCCAGGAGGCAGCTCCTCTTATAAAAGGCTTCGAAAAACTACCTCCTATTCCGGAAACAGCAACATGGCTAAACTTTCTGCGCCACCACGACGAACTTACACTGGTAGACCTGGACAAGAAAGCCCAAGAGGAAATATTTAAAGTATTTGCCCCTGAAAAGGATATGCAGATTTTCGGGCATGGCATCCGCCGCCGCTTAGCGCCTATGCTACAGAACAACCGGCAGCAACTGGAGCTTGCCTATAGTTTACTGTTTAGCCTGCCCGGCACACCACTAATACAGTATGGCGCAGAAATAGGCATGGGAGACGATCTATCTTTACCTGGGCGCATCAGTGTAAGAACTGCCATGCAATGGCGCAACACCAAGAACGGCGGTTTTTCTACCGCTCCGCCCAAAGATTTGGTTCGACCAGCTATATCAGGCGGTGAGTTCGGGTACGAGAAGGTATCTGTAATGGCACAACAAAACGATAACTTCTCATTGCTTAACTGGATGGAACGCCTGATACGCATCAGAAGGCAATGCCACGAGATCGGGAAAGGGGTATGGGCCGTACTACAAACAGGTCACAAAGCAGTGTTTGCTCATAGTTGTGCGCTGCAGGCCACCCTGGTTGCTTTTCATAACCTTAGCGATGCTTCTGTATCGTTTAATGCACCTAAAATTATACAGGAAGCGGAGGAAGTGGTAGAATTGTTCAGCGACCAGAGTTATAGCCTTCCCACTCCTAAAAACGATAAGCTGGAACTGGGCCCCTACGGCTACCGGTGGTTCAGGCTTTCGGCGGAGAGAAGCCAGGATGAAATCAGAAAAGCAGTAAAATAA
- a CDS encoding alpha-amylase family protein, with amino-acid sequence MIIEKDFWYKNTVWYALDVETFQDSNNDGIGDFRGLITRVDYLATLGINCIWLLPFYPSPNRDNGYDIMDYYNVDSRLGNLGDFAAFVQAAKERGIRVVVDLVINHTSSQHPWFLEARENKNSPYYQYYTWSKEKPENPEYEPAFSGEDNSIWQYDEVAGEYFLHRFYKHQPDLNLANPAVRREVHQIMGFWLSLGVAGFRVDAAHILVQNDNPQHQEEFYDLIEDMREFISNHSRDGVLLAEASGPPKAVGKFFKGKERVHMMFNFLLNQHMFLALATEEAKPLQKGLAILPEKDFTSQWLNFLRHHDELNLEDLKEEEQKHVFEAFAPSEDMLIFGRGIRRRLAPMLNGDQKRLELAYSLLFSMPGTPVIQYGSEIAMGDDLSLQGRNSVRTAMQWSPERNGGFSEAAPSKLPRPSIAQGDYAYTRVNVIRQQHDKNSMLNWMEHTIRLRRQYLEIGNGELEILKTNHKAVFAHTCRLHCFVLAVHNMSREEVSVTLPILEEEHESVLELMSDNGNYTLPKKGELKLNAYGYRWFYIRPSENAGTKAEKSSSSSKKQGKKK; translated from the coding sequence ATGATCATAGAAAAAGACTTCTGGTATAAAAATACGGTATGGTATGCCCTGGATGTAGAAACATTTCAGGACTCCAACAACGATGGCATCGGTGATTTCCGGGGCCTGATTACCAGAGTAGATTACCTGGCTACACTGGGCATTAATTGTATCTGGCTGCTGCCCTTTTACCCTTCGCCTAACCGCGACAACGGCTACGACATTATGGACTACTATAACGTAGACAGCCGACTGGGTAACCTTGGTGATTTTGCAGCTTTTGTGCAGGCAGCCAAAGAAAGAGGCATCAGGGTTGTTGTGGACCTGGTGATCAATCATACCTCCAGCCAACATCCCTGGTTTCTGGAGGCGCGCGAAAACAAAAACTCGCCTTACTACCAGTACTATACCTGGAGCAAAGAAAAACCTGAAAACCCGGAATATGAGCCAGCCTTTAGCGGCGAAGACAACAGTATATGGCAGTACGACGAGGTAGCCGGTGAATACTTTTTACACCGTTTTTACAAACACCAGCCTGATCTGAACCTGGCTAATCCTGCCGTACGCAGGGAAGTTCACCAGATAATGGGCTTCTGGCTTTCTTTGGGCGTGGCAGGCTTCAGGGTAGACGCGGCACATATACTTGTTCAGAACGATAACCCTCAGCACCAGGAAGAGTTTTACGACCTGATAGAAGATATGCGCGAGTTTATATCGAACCACAGCCGCGATGGTGTACTGCTGGCAGAGGCTTCAGGACCTCCGAAAGCAGTGGGCAAGTTCTTTAAAGGCAAAGAACGTGTGCACATGATGTTCAACTTCCTTTTAAACCAGCACATGTTCCTGGCACTGGCTACAGAAGAAGCAAAACCGCTGCAAAAAGGGTTAGCGATTCTTCCCGAAAAAGATTTTACCTCTCAATGGCTCAACTTCCTGCGCCACCACGATGAGCTAAACCTGGAAGATCTGAAAGAAGAAGAGCAAAAGCACGTATTCGAAGCGTTTGCACCAAGTGAAGATATGCTCATTTTCGGCAGAGGCATCAGGCGCCGGCTGGCCCCCATGCTCAACGGAGACCAAAAGCGCCTGGAGTTAGCTTACAGCCTGCTCTTTAGCATGCCGGGCACACCTGTTATTCAGTATGGATCAGAAATAGCAATGGGTGACGATCTTTCTTTACAAGGCCGCAACAGCGTAAGAACAGCCATGCAGTGGTCGCCTGAGCGCAATGGTGGATTTTCGGAAGCTGCACCTTCTAAACTGCCACGCCCATCTATTGCCCAGGGAGATTACGCCTACACGAGAGTAAACGTAATACGGCAGCAACACGATAAAAACTCAATGCTCAACTGGATGGAGCATACTATCCGGTTGCGGCGGCAGTACCTTGAAATCGGTAATGGAGAGTTAGAAATACTTAAAACCAACCATAAAGCAGTATTTGCACATACCTGCAGGCTGCATTGTTTCGTATTAGCCGTACACAACATGAGCAGAGAAGAAGTTTCGGTAACGCTACCCATACTGGAAGAGGAGCATGAAAGCGTACTGGAGCTTATGAGCGACAACGGCAACTATACATTGCCCAAGAAAGGTGAGCTAAAACTAAATGCCTACGGCTACAGGTGGTTCTATATAAGACCATCTGAAAATGCTGGTACAAAAGCAGAAAAGAGCAGCAGTAGTTCTAAAAAGCAGGGAAAGAAAAAATAG
- a CDS encoding TIGR03885 family FMN-dependent LLM class oxidoreductase: MIKLGYHASHEQFKPSTLLKFVQMAEQAGFNASLSSDHYAPWSLDQGESGFAWSWLGAAMQATNLSFGIVNAPGQRYHPAIIAQAAATLAEMFPDRFFVAMGSGQYINEHITGGPWPVKQDRNARLKECVDIIRALWAGETVTHHGFVQVEEATLYTRPVTPPKIIGAAITEETARWVGSWADGLITVSKPPKELKKMVDAFREGGGEGKPMYLKVQLSYADDEQQALQGAHDQWRSNIFPSPVLSDLRTAKQLEQAASFVREEDLREHVRISSDPSQHIEWLQQDIDLGFTQLMLHNVNLQQERYIEVFGEKVIPQLLK; the protein is encoded by the coding sequence ATGATAAAATTAGGATACCACGCTTCGCACGAGCAGTTTAAGCCAAGCACTTTGTTGAAATTCGTACAAATGGCAGAGCAGGCAGGTTTTAATGCCTCCCTCTCATCCGACCATTACGCTCCCTGGAGCCTGGATCAGGGAGAGAGTGGCTTTGCCTGGTCGTGGTTGGGTGCCGCCATGCAAGCGACAAACTTGTCTTTTGGCATTGTAAACGCGCCGGGGCAGCGGTATCACCCGGCTATTATTGCACAGGCAGCTGCCACGCTTGCCGAAATGTTTCCCGATCGCTTTTTCGTTGCCATGGGAAGCGGACAGTACATTAACGAGCACATTACCGGTGGCCCCTGGCCGGTAAAACAGGACCGCAATGCCCGTTTAAAAGAATGCGTGGATATTATCCGTGCACTTTGGGCTGGCGAAACAGTTACACACCACGGCTTTGTGCAGGTAGAAGAAGCAACGCTGTATACCCGACCAGTTACGCCGCCTAAAATTATTGGGGCAGCTATTACCGAAGAAACCGCGCGCTGGGTTGGCAGCTGGGCCGACGGCCTGATTACCGTATCCAAACCGCCAAAAGAGCTGAAGAAAATGGTAGATGCTTTCAGAGAGGGAGGCGGAGAAGGAAAACCGATGTACCTGAAGGTGCAGCTGTCTTATGCAGATGATGAGCAACAAGCCCTACAGGGGGCACACGATCAGTGGCGATCCAATATTTTCCCGAGCCCGGTGCTATCCGACCTGCGCACAGCCAAGCAACTGGAACAGGCGGCCTCCTTTGTGCGGGAAGAAGACCTGCGGGAGCATGTACGCATATCTTCTGACCCGAGCCAGCACATAGAATGGTTGCAGCAGGATATTGATTTAGGTTTCACACAGCTTATGCTCCACAATGTGAACCTGCAGCAAGAGCGCTATATCGAAGTGTTCGGAGAGAAGGTAATACCTCAGCTTTTGAAATAG
- a CDS encoding site-2 protease family protein, protein MKWSLSLGRIAGIRILMHWTFLILIAWIVFQEVSRGSDTTTVLITVGFVLSLFLCVILHELGHSLTARRYGIPTKAITLLPIGGLASLQRMPEKPKQELLIAVAGPAVNVVIALVLWLILPPLRETPNEAFFTRITPQNFLYLLMMVNVILVAFNAIPAFPMDGGRVLRALLAFKLGRVRATQIAANLGQFLAIFFAFIGFFYNPFLILIGAFVFFGAYSENIMVQHLDFLRGHKVREGMMTTFLTLAPTDTIRHALDKLLMGSDQDFLVEQDGQVLGTLTRMQLIQAVKEEKMQAVVTEIMTTEFCRFEAKDKLAKAYTELQRSKAPLCPVFDNGRLVGVINSENINEFIMIKSALTH, encoded by the coding sequence ATGAAATGGTCACTTAGCCTCGGACGAATAGCAGGTATCCGTATCCTGATGCACTGGACGTTCCTTATCCTGATTGCCTGGATTGTGTTTCAGGAAGTGAGCCGGGGCAGCGACACAACTACCGTATTAATAACAGTAGGGTTTGTGCTTTCGCTCTTTCTGTGTGTGATTTTGCATGAGCTAGGCCATAGCCTCACAGCCAGGCGTTACGGTATTCCTACAAAAGCTATTACACTGCTACCTATTGGCGGACTTGCCAGCCTGCAACGTATGCCGGAAAAGCCAAAACAGGAGCTGCTGATTGCTGTTGCCGGACCTGCCGTAAATGTTGTGATCGCCTTAGTACTCTGGCTTATCTTACCTCCTCTTAGAGAAACACCGAACGAAGCCTTTTTTACCAGAATCACTCCTCAGAATTTTCTTTACCTGCTGATGATGGTAAATGTGATTCTGGTTGCTTTTAATGCCATTCCAGCGTTTCCCATGGATGGGGGCAGGGTTTTGCGGGCTCTGCTGGCTTTTAAGCTGGGCAGAGTACGCGCCACACAAATTGCTGCCAACCTGGGGCAGTTCCTGGCTATCTTCTTTGCCTTTATCGGCTTCTTTTATAATCCTTTCCTCATTCTGATCGGAGCTTTCGTTTTTTTCGGGGCTTATTCCGAAAACATCATGGTGCAGCACCTGGACTTTCTGCGGGGCCACAAAGTACGCGAGGGCATGATGACAACTTTCCTGACACTGGCACCCACCGATACCATACGTCATGCTCTAGACAAACTGCTTATGGGTTCTGACCAGGATTTTCTGGTAGAGCAGGACGGGCAGGTACTTGGCACGCTTACCCGTATGCAGCTTATACAGGCAGTGAAAGAAGAAAAAATGCAGGCAGTTGTTACAGAGATTATGACAACGGAGTTCTGCAGATTTGAGGCGAAAGATAAACTTGCCAAAGCCTATACTGAACTTCAGAGATCTAAAGCACCCCTTTGCCCTGTATTCGACAATGGCAGGCTGGTTGGCGTTATCAATTCAGAAAACATCAACGAGTTTATCATGATCAAATCTGCTCTCACACATTAG
- a CDS encoding BlaI/MecI/CopY family transcriptional regulator encodes MSLEHQHKPTEAELEILQVLWQHGPATVRFVHEELSKAKEAGYTTTLKLMQIMAEKGMLEADKTNRSHIYRPLLEEEKTQQQLLNKFLDATFRGSAMKMVMQALGNRSTSKEELDEIRNLLDKLKGGEK; translated from the coding sequence ATGAGTTTAGAACACCAGCATAAACCTACAGAAGCCGAACTGGAGATACTACAGGTACTCTGGCAACATGGCCCCGCTACCGTCAGGTTTGTACATGAGGAGTTAAGCAAAGCCAAAGAGGCGGGTTATACCACAACTTTAAAGCTCATGCAGATTATGGCCGAAAAAGGCATGCTGGAGGCAGATAAAACCAACCGGTCGCATATATACCGCCCACTGCTGGAAGAAGAGAAGACACAGCAGCAGCTCTTAAATAAATTCCTGGACGCTACCTTCCGGGGCTCAGCCATGAAGATGGTGATGCAAGCCCTCGGCAACCGCAGCACTTCTAAAGAAGAACTGGACGAAATCAGAAACTTACTGGATAAACTGAAAGGAGGAGAAAAATGA
- a CDS encoding M56 family metallopeptidase: MNFSTHLLPEPITSAIGWALLHSLWQAALVALVVALLMIALNRHSAHTRYKAAMAGMAVTFLLFLATFCHYYTSEAPATPVTSLHTQHSGITYTTATAPQAPASFWSSALVTGKGYFTQHLPLFVSLWLMGLLVMSLRFLGGLAYVQRLRQYKVQPLEERWQQTLLRIQAGVGVHQAVKLLESALVQVPMTFGYLKPVILLPVGAATGLDIKQLEAILAHELAHIKRHDYLLNLLQQIAETIFFFHPAVWWLSGQVRTEREHCCDDLAVAACNGDTFTYAHALTQLEELRMPASPGLALAFTGKKGTLLSRIKRLIMKKELRPSFGEGFAAALVIIGGMLLLSFGAWAGLKNQEQQDFNASLLPAQEKTADAALLPANSIPETSEALQASSFTLTDTTGQTSNLIIIKNKKGDIAELYVNGKRVPDKDIPEFQQLIEQQLTESKKAPRMAASEKESLKQVARNALPTDEAAAPVPPVASPPALPIPSVAKASKAETINTQRSVSYARVQNSDKQSTITGTGVAKASQSINGKITNISGWEANEVSYEKIVSELQREGLLDKDAKDYELTINQDAFYINGKKQTQQHYEKYKSLLLKDTTEGLDNYSITIKHSSKEN; this comes from the coding sequence ATGAATTTTAGCACACACCTCTTACCTGAGCCTATAACAAGTGCTATAGGCTGGGCACTGTTGCACTCTCTCTGGCAGGCTGCCCTCGTGGCCCTGGTAGTTGCCTTACTCATGATTGCTTTAAATCGCCACAGCGCCCATACCCGGTATAAAGCAGCTATGGCCGGAATGGCCGTTACGTTTCTGTTGTTCCTGGCTACTTTCTGCCACTACTATACCTCAGAAGCCCCGGCAACACCTGTAACCTCTCTGCATACACAGCATTCAGGTATAACTTACACTACCGCCACTGCACCCCAGGCACCAGCAAGCTTCTGGAGCAGCGCCCTTGTAACCGGTAAAGGTTACTTCACACAGCATTTGCCATTGTTCGTAAGCCTGTGGCTGATGGGGCTCCTGGTTATGTCGCTTCGTTTTTTAGGAGGTTTAGCTTATGTGCAGCGGCTTCGGCAGTATAAAGTACAGCCACTGGAGGAAAGGTGGCAGCAAACATTACTACGCATACAGGCGGGTGTGGGAGTGCACCAGGCGGTAAAGCTGCTGGAATCGGCTCTTGTACAGGTACCCATGACGTTCGGCTACCTGAAGCCGGTTATCCTGCTGCCTGTTGGAGCCGCAACAGGTTTAGATATAAAGCAATTGGAGGCTATTCTGGCACACGAGCTGGCGCACATCAAGCGCCACGATTACTTGCTTAACCTCCTGCAGCAGATAGCGGAAACCATTTTCTTTTTCCATCCGGCTGTTTGGTGGCTGTCAGGGCAGGTACGTACCGAGCGAGAGCACTGCTGCGACGATCTGGCCGTGGCAGCCTGCAACGGCGACACCTTTACCTATGCCCATGCCCTAACACAGCTAGAGGAACTGAGAATGCCTGCATCGCCAGGCCTTGCTCTTGCCTTTACAGGTAAAAAAGGAACATTACTCAGCAGAATAAAACGACTAATCATGAAAAAAGAATTAAGACCATCTTTCGGAGAAGGCTTTGCCGCTGCCCTGGTAATAATAGGCGGCATGCTACTACTTTCTTTCGGTGCCTGGGCGGGTTTGAAAAACCAGGAACAACAGGATTTTAATGCCTCCCTACTTCCAGCTCAGGAAAAAACAGCTGACGCAGCACTTCTGCCAGCCAACAGCATTCCAGAAACGTCAGAAGCCTTACAGGCATCTTCTTTTACCTTGACCGACACCACCGGCCAAACCTCTAACCTCATCATTATCAAAAACAAAAAAGGAGATATTGCTGAATTGTATGTAAATGGCAAGCGTGTTCCGGACAAAGACATACCGGAGTTTCAGCAACTGATAGAGCAACAATTAACGGAAAGCAAAAAAGCACCGCGTATGGCGGCTAGCGAAAAAGAGAGTTTAAAGCAAGTTGCTCGGAATGCCTTGCCGACAGATGAAGCGGCGGCACCAGTTCCTCCTGTGGCCTCTCCTCCTGCTTTGCCCATTCCTTCAGTAGCCAAAGCTAGCAAAGCAGAGACAATTAACACACAGCGGTCTGTGTCATACGCACGGGTACAAAATTCAGATAAACAAAGTACCATAACAGGCACAGGAGTGGCTAAAGCAAGCCAAAGCATTAACGGGAAAATCACCAATATTTCAGGATGGGAGGCAAATGAAGTGAGCTATGAGAAGATTGTAAGCGAGCTGCAGCGGGAAGGGCTCTTGGATAAAGATGCAAAAGATTATGAACTCACCATTAACCAAGACGCTTTTTACATCAATGGGAAAAAGCAAACGCAGCAGCATTACGAAAAATATAAAAGCCTTCTTTTGAAAGATACCACAGAAGGCTTGGATAACTATAGCATTACCATTAAACATTCTAGCAAAGAAAACTGA
- a CDS encoding TIGR03435 family protein → MQKILSAFIFLLLALQFTIAQAAAPKPGEAAPPLKLTTVLQATGNLEQNIKSLQGQVVVLEFWATWCAPCIAAMPHLNELSAKYKGKSIQFISITDETDAKAKEFLKKKRINGWVGIDGDKAMHDAYEVQSIPFTVVIGSNGTVLGYPESKELSEEMLNKALAGQLLQEPTPLTVYTPPTATAIKAAQPLYELSLRPSASKGMANMVSTTHYKTTGAKALDILKIAFDATQKQVDVTATLPEENFDVVATNPGKDTPAWAWRDQLQGMLQDIWELNVRLEQREMEVYELVTTSAASKRLQAAGPEEKYSQQSFDKGILIGRNTGMATLAKNLQDVFGFPVLDATSLTGNYNYNLYYDEHKPESLLTFMEKEMGLTLRKVKRPVELLVVAPNK, encoded by the coding sequence ATGCAAAAGATTCTTTCAGCCTTCATATTTTTGCTGCTCGCTCTACAGTTTACAATAGCCCAAGCAGCTGCTCCCAAACCAGGTGAAGCTGCCCCGCCTCTGAAATTAACGACCGTATTGCAAGCAACGGGTAATCTGGAACAAAACATAAAATCGCTCCAGGGCCAGGTAGTAGTTCTGGAGTTCTGGGCCACCTGGTGTGCCCCCTGCATTGCAGCCATGCCGCACTTAAACGAGCTATCGGCTAAGTATAAGGGCAAAAGCATTCAGTTTATTTCTATTACAGACGAGACAGATGCAAAAGCAAAAGAATTCCTGAAGAAAAAACGTATAAACGGCTGGGTAGGCATAGACGGCGATAAGGCAATGCATGATGCGTACGAAGTACAGTCTATTCCGTTTACCGTTGTAATAGGTTCAAACGGCACCGTATTAGGTTATCCTGAAAGCAAAGAGCTGTCGGAAGAGATGCTGAACAAGGCGCTGGCCGGACAGCTATTGCAAGAACCCACACCCCTTACTGTTTATACACCCCCTACCGCCACGGCCATTAAGGCGGCCCAACCACTCTACGAACTGAGCCTCCGCCCATCGGCCAGTAAAGGCATGGCTAACATGGTTTCAACGACCCATTATAAAACAACAGGCGCAAAAGCCCTGGATATACTCAAAATTGCGTTCGATGCTACCCAGAAACAAGTAGATGTTACTGCCACCTTACCAGAAGAGAATTTCGATGTAGTAGCTACCAATCCTGGTAAAGATACCCCTGCTTGGGCCTGGCGCGACCAACTACAGGGCATGCTACAGGATATTTGGGAATTGAATGTTCGGCTGGAGCAAAGGGAAATGGAAGTATATGAACTGGTAACCACTTCAGCTGCAAGCAAACGTCTGCAAGCAGCAGGACCAGAAGAAAAATACAGCCAGCAAAGCTTCGACAAAGGGATACTGATAGGAAGAAACACAGGCATGGCAACACTGGCTAAAAACCTGCAGGATGTTTTCGGATTCCCAGTGCTGGATGCAACCAGCCTAACCGGCAACTACAACTATAATCTTTATTATGATGAGCATAAACCGGAGTCGCTTCTAACGTTTATGGAAAAAGAGATGGGTTTAACGTTGCGTAAGGTGAAACGGCCTGTAGAACTGCTGGTAGTTGCACCAAATAAGTAA